In the Moraxella osloensis genome, one interval contains:
- a CDS encoding ParA family protein — MLTRVIFNQKGGVGKSSIAVNLAAMSAHQGLRTLLIDLDPQCNATQYIIGDAATDIHPAHITEPNIENFFSQTLQATSSPMPMMFAFPFGGMTGSRNQGLEHCIHTTRFDNLSLIPASPMLADILQPLESKHKIYKLKDGLSLLSQQFDRVYIDTPPAFNFFTLSALIAADRVIVPFDCDIFSKRALQTLVQNILETRQDHNSGLLIEGIIVNQFDPRANLPKEVVQALVDEGYPVYDTKLSPSIIMKQSHHQSLPLIYLDAKHKLTQQYTALYQEIESR, encoded by the coding sequence ATGCTCACCCGAGTCATTTTTAATCAAAAAGGCGGTGTTGGTAAATCCAGCATTGCTGTCAATCTTGCCGCGATGAGCGCCCATCAAGGTTTGCGTACCTTACTCATCGACCTTGATCCACAGTGCAACGCAACCCAATATATCATCGGCGATGCCGCCACAGACATTCATCCCGCTCATATCACTGAACCCAATATTGAAAATTTCTTTTCGCAAACCCTGCAAGCGACGTCCAGCCCCATGCCGATGATGTTTGCATTTCCATTTGGCGGTATGACGGGTAGTCGTAATCAAGGGTTGGAGCACTGTATTCACACCACCCGATTTGATAATTTATCACTGATTCCAGCCAGTCCCATGCTTGCCGATATTTTGCAGCCCCTTGAAAGCAAACATAAAATTTATAAATTAAAAGACGGCTTAAGCCTTTTAAGTCAGCAGTTTGATCGGGTGTACATTGATACACCACCGGCGTTTAACTTTTTTACTTTGTCGGCATTGATCGCAGCTGATCGTGTCATCGTCCCGTTTGATTGTGATATTTTCTCCAAACGCGCGCTGCAGACCTTGGTGCAAAATATCTTAGAGACGCGCCAAGACCATAATAGTGGCTTGTTAATTGAAGGCATTATCGTCAATCAGTTTGACCCACGCGCTAATTTACCCAAAGAAGTGGTACAAGCGCTGGTCGATGAAGGCTATCCTGTGTATGACACCAAACTTAGCCCTTCGATTATCATGAAACAATCCCATCATCAAAGTTTGCCGCTGATTTATTTGGACGCTAAGCATAAACTCACCCAACAATACACTGCGCTTTATCAAGAAATCGAATCTAGGTAA
- a CDS encoding GlsB/YeaQ/YmgE family stress response membrane protein has product MSFIYMIIMGLIVGVIARAIKPGADAMGWILTIVLGIIGALVGGFLAGMLGVDASGGFTGLIFSVIGAIIVLFVYELATGKRRIG; this is encoded by the coding sequence ATGAGCTTTATTTATATGATTATCATGGGTCTTATCGTTGGTGTTATCGCGCGTGCTATCAAGCCAGGTGCGGACGCAATGGGTTGGATTCTTACCATTGTACTGGGTATTATTGGTGCATTAGTGGGCGGTTTCTTAGCAGGTATGCTAGGTGTGGATGCCAGTGGTGGTTTTACCGGTTTAATCTTTTCAGTGATTGGTGCCATTATTGTGCTATTCGTTTATGAACTAGCCACTGGTAAACGCCGTATTGGTTAA
- a CDS encoding enoyl-CoA hydratase-related protein: MEQLVNFDTQNGVLEIQFNRADKKNALTNAMYQAVQTAMEQAKSDDNIQVILFTSTGDFFTAGNDLVDFLNKAENDDAELNALDFVQFLGDYPKPIVAAVTGSGVGIGLTLLLHCDLVYIVENAKLLAPFVDLSLVPEAGSTLLLTQRIGYQRAFEVFVMGEKITGKQAVELGLANQAFANSDEVLSTARQKAEILAKKSVSSVRQTKDLMRNATEILARIQQENVHFSNRLQTDEVKAILRKFVHKQ, from the coding sequence ATGGAACAACTTGTCAATTTTGACACGCAAAATGGCGTTTTAGAAATTCAATTTAATCGCGCTGATAAAAAAAATGCCCTAACCAATGCCATGTACCAAGCCGTACAAACCGCGATGGAACAGGCAAAAAGTGACGATAATATTCAAGTGATTTTATTTACGTCAACGGGGGATTTTTTTACCGCAGGCAATGATCTTGTCGATTTTTTAAACAAAGCTGAAAACGACGATGCTGAGCTTAATGCGTTAGATTTTGTGCAGTTTTTGGGCGATTATCCCAAACCCATCGTGGCAGCGGTGACAGGCTCAGGCGTTGGCATTGGCTTGACGCTGCTACTTCATTGTGATTTGGTGTATATCGTAGAAAACGCTAAATTATTGGCCCCATTTGTGGATTTATCGTTGGTGCCAGAAGCAGGTTCGACCCTTTTACTGACGCAAAGAATTGGTTATCAGCGTGCCTTTGAGGTGTTTGTAATGGGTGAAAAAATTACAGGTAAACAGGCGGTTGAATTGGGCTTAGCCAACCAAGCTTTTGCTAATAGTGATGAGGTACTAAGCACGGCGCGCCAAAAAGCAGAAATACTTGCCAAAAAATCGGTGTCATCGGTACGACAAACCAAAGACTTGATGCGTAATGCCACAGAAATCCTAGCGCGTATCCAACAAGAAAATGTTCACTTTAGTAACCGTCTGCAGACGGATGAAGTCAAAGCGATACTGCGCAAATTTGTCCATAAACAATAA
- the thrC gene encoding threonine synthase, with protein MNYISTRGKTAPMQFSDVLLMGLAPDGGLMLPEEYPQIDEATLTQWRTLSYTELAFEIMQLFATDIPKDDLKTLIDKTYTVQAFGNPDITPVRTLKDGIKIIELSNGPTLAFKDIAMQFLGNAFEYVLKKKNERLTIIGATSGDTGSAAEYALRGKDNIEVFMMSPHGKMSEFQRAQMYSLDDKNIHNIAIKGMFDDCQDIVKALQQDAEFKAKYSLGTVNSINWGRILAQIVYYFKGYFASTTDNSEKVSFCVPSGNFGNICAGHIAREMGLPIDRLIVATNENDVLHDFFTTGKYSPRTADKTYVTSSPSMDISKASNFERFVYLLAEKNGEKIHTLWQDVNAGKGFDMSDLMANINGKYGFASGKSTHADRIATIKQVYAEDNQLIDPHTADGIKVAREVRKKGEVIVCAETALPAKFAETITEAVGQLDIPRPKHTDNIESLAQYVTVLDNDANLVRAQIEQFVVAK; from the coding sequence ATGAACTATATCAGCACCCGTGGCAAAACAGCCCCTATGCAATTTAGTGATGTGTTACTGATGGGACTTGCCCCAGACGGCGGCTTAATGCTACCTGAAGAATACCCACAGATTGATGAAGCAACCCTCACCCAATGGCGCACTTTAAGCTACACTGAGCTTGCCTTTGAAATCATGCAATTATTTGCCACCGATATCCCAAAAGACGATTTAAAAACACTGATTGATAAAACTTACACCGTGCAGGCATTTGGCAATCCTGATATCACCCCTGTTCGTACACTCAAAGATGGCATCAAAATCATCGAGTTATCAAATGGTCCCACACTGGCATTTAAAGACATCGCCATGCAGTTTTTGGGCAATGCTTTTGAATATGTGTTAAAGAAAAAAAATGAGCGTCTGACCATCATCGGCGCCACATCAGGTGATACAGGCTCAGCTGCTGAATATGCGCTGCGCGGCAAAGACAATATCGAAGTGTTCATGATGTCACCCCATGGCAAAATGAGTGAGTTCCAGCGCGCACAAATGTATAGCCTCGATGACAAAAATATCCATAACATCGCCATCAAAGGTATGTTCGATGACTGCCAAGACATCGTAAAAGCCCTGCAGCAAGATGCTGAGTTTAAAGCCAAATACAGCCTTGGGACTGTCAACTCCATTAACTGGGGTCGTATCCTCGCGCAAATCGTCTACTATTTTAAAGGTTACTTTGCCAGCACTACCGACAATAGCGAAAAGGTGAGTTTCTGCGTGCCATCGGGTAACTTTGGTAATATCTGCGCGGGACATATTGCCCGTGAAATGGGATTACCCATCGACCGTTTAATCGTCGCCACCAACGAAAACGACGTTCTGCACGACTTTTTTACTACCGGCAAATATAGCCCCCGTACCGCTGACAAGACTTATGTGACATCAAGTCCATCGATGGATATTTCAAAAGCGTCAAATTTTGAGCGTTTTGTGTACCTGCTCGCTGAGAAAAATGGCGAAAAAATCCATACGCTTTGGCAGGATGTCAACGCAGGTAAAGGCTTTGATATGTCGGATTTGATGGCAAACATCAATGGCAAATATGGCTTTGCATCGGGTAAATCAACCCATGCCGACCGTATCGCCACAATCAAACAAGTGTATGCCGAAGACAATCAGCTCATTGACCCGCACACCGCTGATGGGATAAAAGTGGCTCGTGAAGTACGCAAAAAGGGTGAGGTCATTGTCTGCGCCGAAACCGCCTTGCCAGCCAAATTTGCCGAGACCATCACCGAAGCTGTCGGTCAACTTGACATTCCCCGTCCCAAACATACCGATAATATCGAAAGCTTGGCGCAGTATGTGACTGTGCTTGATAATGATGCAAATTTGGTGCGTGCGCAAATTGAACAGTTTGTGGTAGCCAAATAA